A genome region from Phocoena sinus isolate mPhoSin1 chromosome 16, mPhoSin1.pri, whole genome shotgun sequence includes the following:
- the MAPK8 gene encoding mitogen-activated protein kinase 8 isoform X3, whose protein sequence is MELMDANLCQVIQMELDHERMSYLLYQMLCGIKHLHSAGIIHRDLKPSNIVVKSDCTLKILDFGLARTAGTSFMMTPYVVTRYYRAPEVILGMGYKENVDIWSVGCIMGEMIKGGVLFPGTDHIDQWNKVIEQLGTPCPEFMKKLQPTVRTYVENRPKYAGYSFEKLFPDVLFPADSEHNKLKASQARDLLSKMLVIDASKRISVDEALQHPYINVWYDPSEAEAPPPKIPDKQLDEREHTIEEWKELIYKEVMDLEERTKNGVIRGQPSPLGAAVINGSQHPSSSSSVNDVSSMSTDPTLASDTDSSLEASAGPLGCCR, encoded by the exons ATGGAGCTCATGGATGCAAATCTTTGTCAAGTGATTCAGATGGAACTAGATCATGAAAGAATGTCCTACCTTCTCTATCAGATGCTGTGTGGAATCAAACACCTTCACTCTGCTGGAATTATTCATCGG gactTAAAGCCCAGTAATATAGTAGTAAAATCAGACTGCACTTTGAAGATTCTTGACTTTGGACTGGCCAGGACTGCAGGAACTAGTTTTATGATGACACCTTACGTAGTGACACGCTACTACAGAGCACCTGAGGTCATCCTAGGGATGGGCTACAAAGAAAACG ttGACATTTGGTCAGTTGGGTGCATCATGGGAGAAATGATCAAAGGTGGTGTTTTGTTCCCAGGTACTGATC ATATTGATCAGTGGAATAAAGTTATTGAACAGCTTGGAACACCATGTCCTGAATTCatgaagaaactacaaccaacaGTAAGGACTTATGTTGAAAACAGACCTAAATATGCTGGATATAGCTTTGAGAAACTCTTCCCTGATGTACTTTTCCCAGCTGACTCGGAACACAATAAACTTAAAG CCAGTCAGGCAAGGGATTTGTTATCTAAAATGCTGGTAATTGATGCATCTAAAAGGATTTCTGTAGATGAAGCTCTCCAGCACCCATATATCAACGTCTGGTATGATCCTTCTGAAGCAGAAGCT CCACCACCAAAGATACCTGACAAGCAGTTAGATGAAAGGGAACACACAATAGAAGAGTGGAAAG AATTGATATACAAAGAAGTTATGGACTTGGAGGAGAGAACCAAGAATGGAGTTATACGGGGGCAGCCCTCTCCTTTAG GTGCAGCAGTGATCAATGGCTCTCAGCATCCATCGTCATCATCGTCTGTCAATGATGTGTCTTCAATGTCAACAGATCCGACTTTGGCCTCGGATACAGACAGCAGTCTAGAAGCATCAGCTGGACCTCTGGGCTGCTGTAGATGA